GAGAATCGGCAACTGCTCATCCAGCCAGACTTCCAGCTGTTGTAAACGTAGATCGTGCTCGGGCATTACAAGGGTCTCCGACGGCGCTAGCCGTCAAGCGGGGCATGCTTTATTATCACGCATCTTTTTCAGACCATCGAGAGGCGTGCGGCCCAAACCGCGGGCAGATGGCACGCAGGAAGCCCGGACTAATAAGATGGCATTGAAATCCCCCGCGTTTCGTAGAAAATTTCCGTTGCTGGTAACCGGCAGTCTGCTGGCCTTGCAACCTTTCGCCACCTCATTCGTGGTCGCCGCGGAACAGTATGACTGCTCAGTCTCTGCTTCGGGTGCCTGGGATTGCGCGCCGAAGACGGCCGCCGCCCCATTGCCACCGCGCCCGGTGCATGACGGTTCTGCCGTCAGCTCGGCCAACAGCACGCCGCAGGGCGAGGCTGGCGGCAGCGTCGACGCCGAGCCCAAGACCATGCTGGTCACCGAAGCCAAGGGCCTTGGGCTGCGTTCGCGCAGCAAAGACTACAGCCACCTGGACTGGGTGCCTCGCGAGAAACTGACCGCAGCACAGCTGGCCGAAACCGGCCCTTACTGCGGCGGTGCCTACATCGAGCCGACGCGTCCTGGCATGAATGACAAGACGAACAAGAGCGATGCGCCGACCTTCATCGGTGCCAAGGCTTCTCGTTACGAGCAGGAACAGCAGGTCGCCACACTGGCCGGTGACGTCGTCATGCGCCAGGGCAGCATGCAGCTGGAGTCCGACGAAGCCAGCCTGTACCAGGCCGAGAACCGTGGCGAGCTGAACGGCAACGTGCGTCTGCGCGACAACGGCGCGCTGATCGTGGGCGACCGTGCCCAGGTCCAGCTCGACACCGGCGCCGCCCAGATCGACAACGCCGAGTACGTGATGCACAAGTCGCGTATCCGCGGGAACGCGCTGTACGCCAAGCGTGCCGAGAACGCGATCATCCGTCTCAAGGACGGTACGTACACCACCTGCGAGCCGGACAGCAACGCCTGGCAGCTCAAGGGCAACAACATCACGTTGAACCCGGCGACCGGTTTCGGTACCGCGACCAACGCGACGTTGCGGGTCAAGAACATCCCGATCCTGTACACCCCTTACATCTATTTCCCGATTGACGACCGTCGTCAGTCCGGCTTCCTGCCGCCGAGCTTCAGCACCGGCAGCGAGACTGGCTTTACCCTCGTGACGCCGTACTACTTCAACCTGGCACCGAACTACGACGCCACGTTGTACCCGCAATACATGACCAAGCGCGGCTTGTTGATGGAAGGCGAATTCCGCTACCTCACCAAATCCAGCGAAGGCCAGTTCGGCGGGGCGTACCTGAATGATGACAGCAACGAACGGGACAAACAGACCGATTCTGAAAAAACCCGCTACATGCTCAACTGGCAGCATAGGGGTGGGTTGGATTCGCGTCTGGCGACACAGGTCGACTACACCAAGATCAGTGATCCGTTCTACTTCCAGGACTTGAAGTCATATCAGGAAGGCGTTCAAAGCCGGGATTTCCTGAACCAGCAAGGTTCCGTGACCTACCGTGGAGACAGCTATCAGGCTCGTCTAAACCTTCAGGCGCTGCAGCTGGCGACGATTTCGCAGATCACGCCGTATGATCGACTACCGCAGATCACATTCAACGGTACTCTGCCGTTCCAACCGGCTGGGCTGCACTTCTCTTATGAGACCGAAGCAGTAAGGTTTGATCGAGATCTCAGAAGCGATAATGTTTTTGATAAAGATGGTGGGCCGTTCGATGCAAATGGAGTTCCCGTCGGTGAGGCGCGCCTGGATAAAAACGTAACAGGCTTAACCCGTGCAAACGGTACTCGTCTGAACGTTGCGCCATCGGTCTCTTATCCGATGAACTGGTCCTACGGTTTTGTGACGCCTAAGTTGAAGTACGCCTACACCAAATATGATCTTGATTTGGATAGCACAGGTAAGAATGACATCATCGCCGCGCAGCGGGCCGCTGCTCAGCCTGGAGCAGCGCCTTACGCTGGCGGGGTGTTCAACAGCTCCCAGGACCGCGCGATACCTATCGCCAGCATAGACAGTGGGCTGTACTTCGATCGCAAAACCAATTTGTTCGGTAAAGACTTCAACCAGACCCTTGAACCACGGGCCTACTACCTCTACGTACCGAACAAGGACCAGAGCGATATTCCGGTCTTCGATACCAGTGAATATTCGTTCAGCTATTCCTCGCTGTTCCGTGACAACCGCTTCAGTGGCTCCGACCGGATCGGCGACGAGAATAAACTGTCCCTGGGTGTCACCAGCCGCTGGATCGAAGACAACGGCTTCGAACGCCAACGTGTTGCCGTAGGCCAGGCGCTGTACTTCAAGGACCGCGAAGTTCAACTGCCAGGCGTGCTGGCCACCGATCGCGACGACGCGCGTACCGATGTATCGCCTATCGCCCTGGAATATGAGCTCCGCTTCAACCGCGATTGGCGTGCTACCGCCGACTACAACTGGGATACAGAAAGCCATGCCCCACGTTCCGGCAGCGCGATGTTCCACTATCAGCCGGAAGACAACCCGAACAAGGTCGTCAACCTCGGCTATCGCTATCGCAATGATCAGATCGTCTACAACCAGCTGACCGGCAAATGGCAGTTTGGCGGCGACTTCGGCCAGGTAGGTGATCCGAACTACGTGAAGGATTACTACAAAATCCAGCAGCACGACTTCTCGATGATGTGGCCAATCGTTCCACAGTGGAACCTGATCACCCGCTGGCAGTATGACTACGCCCGCAACCGTACCCTGGAAGCCTTCGGTGGTTTCGAGTACGACAACTGCTGCTGGAAACTGCGCGTCATCAACCGTTACTGGGTTTCCAACGACGAATACAGCCAGATCGCCCCACAGAACGAAAAGGGTGACCACGGGCTCTTCTTCCAGATCGTCCTCAAAGGACTCGGCGGCCTGACCGGCGCCAAGGTAGAGAGCTTCCTCGACAAAGGCATTGAAGGTTATCGTGAACGTGAAGACAAAGCTTTCTGAGTGTTTGCGCCCGCTAGTGCTGGGCGCGCTGTTCCTGGGTGCCGCCTCGGCGCATGCCGCGGTGCAACAGCTGGATAAAGTCGCAGCCATCGTCGATAACGACGTGATCATGCAGAGCCAGCTGGACCAGCGGGTCAAGGAAGTTCAGCAGACCATCGCCAAGCGTGGCGGTGGCGTGCCGCCGACCAGCGTCCTGGAACCCCAGGTGCTGGAGCGCCTGATCGTCGAAAACCTGCAACTGCAGATCGGCGAGCGTTCCGGCATCCGTATTTCGGACGAAGAACTGAACCAGGCCGTCGGCACCATCGCTCAACGCAACAACATGAGCATCGATCAGTTCCGCGCGGCCCTGGCGCACGACGGCCTGTCCTATGAGGACGCACGTGACCAGATCAAGCGTGAAATGATCATCAGCCGTGTGCGCCAGCGTCGCGTAGCGGAGCGCGTGCAGGTGTCGGAGCAGGAAGTGAAGAACTTCCTGGCTTCGGACCTGGGCAAGATGCAACTCTCCGAAGAGCTGCACCTGGCCAATATCCTGATCCCGACACCGGACAGCGCCAACGCCGAGCAGCTCAACGCCGCCGCGGCCAAGACCCAGGCGATCTATGATCGCCTCAAGGCAGGCGCTGATTTCGCACAGATGGCAATTGCCCAGTCCGGCAGCGACAACGCGCTCGACGGTGGTGACATGGGCTGGCGTAAAGCCGCGCAACTGCCACCGCCGTTCGACCGTGAGCTGAGTGCGATGAGCGTGGGTGACATCACCCAACCGGCGCGTACCCCGGGCGGTTTTATCATCCTCAAGCTGCTCGGCAAGCGCGGCGGCGAGACCTCGCTGAAAGACGAAGTTCACGT
This genomic stretch from Pseudomonas orientalis harbors:
- a CDS encoding peptidylprolyl isomerase, whose amino-acid sequence is MKTKLSECLRPLVLGALFLGAASAHAAVQQLDKVAAIVDNDVIMQSQLDQRVKEVQQTIAKRGGGVPPTSVLEPQVLERLIVENLQLQIGERSGIRISDEELNQAVGTIAQRNNMSIDQFRAALAHDGLSYEDARDQIKREMIISRVRQRRVAERVQVSEQEVKNFLASDLGKMQLSEELHLANILIPTPDSANAEQLNAAAAKTQAIYDRLKAGADFAQMAIAQSGSDNALDGGDMGWRKAAQLPPPFDRELSAMSVGDITQPARTPGGFIILKLLGKRGGETSLKDEVHVRHILVKPSEIRTEAQTKELAQKIYDRIESGEDFATLAKSFSEDPGSALNGGDLNWIDPKALVPEFQQVMADTPQGVLSKPFKTQYGWHVLEVLGRRATDNTNQAREQQALTVLRNRKYDEELQTWLRQIRDEAYVENKLPAAEQTGTDQAAQ
- a CDS encoding LPS-assembly protein LptD gives rise to the protein MALKSPAFRRKFPLLVTGSLLALQPFATSFVVAAEQYDCSVSASGAWDCAPKTAAAPLPPRPVHDGSAVSSANSTPQGEAGGSVDAEPKTMLVTEAKGLGLRSRSKDYSHLDWVPREKLTAAQLAETGPYCGGAYIEPTRPGMNDKTNKSDAPTFIGAKASRYEQEQQVATLAGDVVMRQGSMQLESDEASLYQAENRGELNGNVRLRDNGALIVGDRAQVQLDTGAAQIDNAEYVMHKSRIRGNALYAKRAENAIIRLKDGTYTTCEPDSNAWQLKGNNITLNPATGFGTATNATLRVKNIPILYTPYIYFPIDDRRQSGFLPPSFSTGSETGFTLVTPYYFNLAPNYDATLYPQYMTKRGLLMEGEFRYLTKSSEGQFGGAYLNDDSNERDKQTDSEKTRYMLNWQHRGGLDSRLATQVDYTKISDPFYFQDLKSYQEGVQSRDFLNQQGSVTYRGDSYQARLNLQALQLATISQITPYDRLPQITFNGTLPFQPAGLHFSYETEAVRFDRDLRSDNVFDKDGGPFDANGVPVGEARLDKNVTGLTRANGTRLNVAPSVSYPMNWSYGFVTPKLKYAYTKYDLDLDSTGKNDIIAAQRAAAQPGAAPYAGGVFNSSQDRAIPIASIDSGLYFDRKTNLFGKDFNQTLEPRAYYLYVPNKDQSDIPVFDTSEYSFSYSSLFRDNRFSGSDRIGDENKLSLGVTSRWIEDNGFERQRVAVGQALYFKDREVQLPGVLATDRDDARTDVSPIALEYELRFNRDWRATADYNWDTESHAPRSGSAMFHYQPEDNPNKVVNLGYRYRNDQIVYNQLTGKWQFGGDFGQVGDPNYVKDYYKIQQHDFSMMWPIVPQWNLITRWQYDYARNRTLEAFGGFEYDNCCWKLRVINRYWVSNDEYSQIAPQNEKGDHGLFFQIVLKGLGGLTGAKVESFLDKGIEGYREREDKAF